One Microbacterium sp. No. 7 genomic window carries:
- a CDS encoding HtaA domain-containing protein encodes MERTRRPSLRRALATLLSGALVASAALIGVAAPAQAASTASLDVSVTEIPNDSIVVDITGDGFEDAPQYPGQTTKHVYVALVEAGSLSVDQGSTPNAAPDVDANGSIQATLTESAANLDRESSYEIIAWPSRSNPEAGNIMARTPVPIDWDALYPPAPTPTPTPTPTATPTPTATPTPTATPTPTATPTPTATPTPTATPTPTATPTPTATPTPTATPTPTATPTPTATPTPTVTPTPTPNPDVPEVTVALDKKTGLNPAGDTITVTGTGFVPNPPGTNGTRAPLSGKFGGSYVAFGYYDGTTWKAAGRGADYTKWALDASGAATVGGADAGAVVIDDQGGFTLQIGALEMDGAPEDARYGVRTYAGSGSTYAAFSTFTEVTFAPAPKVFTPAIDVFLADGVTPYTGQPMAEGDALVVRGTGFDPAANVGGQGVPIPADLPQGTFVVFGSFADTWQPSTGAESSQRTMNSGSRVWALAESVLEQVPPQFRYIIQDAWAPLDEDGAFEATVTLLSPAAPLDGGNWGIYTYPGGVGTPPNAAQELAVPVAFTPAAPTPTATPTPTATPTPTPEVPEVTVALDKKTGLNPVGDTITVTGTGFVPNPPATDGTRAPLSGKFGGSYVAFGYYDGTTWKAAGRGADYTKWALDASGAATVGGADAGAVVIDDEGGFTLQIGALEMDGAPEDARYGVRTYAGSGSTYAAFSTFTEVTFAPAPTVTPTPTVTPTPTVTPTPTVTPTPTVTPTPTVTPTPTVTPTPTVTPTVTPTPTPTVTPAPNAPTVTVTPNAPLDPRVENVLTVTGTNFTGPGAADGAYVLFGETSVWSGGSALPSDGWIAQGWVQPRNISGGSFTTTLTIPAGVLDPAKTYQVVTSAAHGLSATDRSLDTFTPVPVANVVTPTPTPTVTPTPTVTPTPTVTPTPTVTPTPTPQPQGPRVTVTPNSGLDPAIENVLTIRGTGFSGPSAQHGVYVLFGETSVWSGGSALPNDGWIAMGWVQPSQLSNGAFTTTLTIPAGTLDMAKSYHVATSAAHGLSATDRSLDTFTPVRVGADAPETPDDGGPSIALSTVTVAQGGTLTVRGTGFPAGLEAIVTVNSEPFVLGKAAVDAAGAFSVTGTIPAGFAVGAHTVVAVAGDASVSRPITVTAAATVTPTPPGSQGGTGGAGGTGSTGQGGSSGSGSAGEKQCVAGGVAGATLEWGVKQSFRSYVEGPIAKGSYSIGWGAGSGSYKSDVQRGSVAFGGSASFTGHSGQLDLTISNPRIEIYGAGSAALFADVSSKGYGGSAGLNASGVLLADLSLPAASTSGGVVSWSGASATLSDAGAAAFAGFYSAGTDLDAVSFTLPIGADVPCTAITSGGLASTGGESPYSTLWIGLALLAIGGALVVARRRAQRV; translated from the coding sequence GTGGAGAGAACCAGAAGGCCGTCGCTGCGACGGGCCCTCGCAACACTGCTGTCGGGCGCGCTCGTCGCGTCCGCAGCGCTGATCGGCGTCGCAGCGCCGGCCCAGGCGGCATCCACCGCATCCCTGGACGTCAGCGTCACCGAGATCCCGAACGACAGCATCGTGGTCGACATCACCGGTGACGGCTTCGAAGACGCACCGCAGTACCCGGGTCAGACCACCAAGCACGTCTACGTCGCGCTCGTCGAGGCGGGCAGCCTCTCCGTCGACCAGGGCTCGACGCCGAACGCGGCCCCCGACGTCGACGCGAACGGCTCGATCCAGGCGACCCTGACCGAGAGCGCGGCCAACCTCGACCGCGAGTCGTCGTACGAGATCATCGCCTGGCCGTCGCGATCGAACCCCGAGGCGGGCAACATCATGGCGCGCACGCCCGTGCCGATCGACTGGGACGCGCTGTATCCGCCTGCGCCGACGCCCACGCCGACCCCCACGCCGACGGCTACTCCGACTCCGACGGCTACTCCGACGCCGACGGCGACGCCTACTCCGACGGCCACGCCTACTCCCACGGCGACTCCGACGCCGACCGCGACTCCGACGCCCACGGCGACGCCTACTCCGACGGCGACTCCGACGCCGACGGCCACTCCCACGCCGACGGCCACCCCGACCCCCACGGCGACTCCGACGCCGACCGTGACCCCCACCCCCACGCCGAACCCCGACGTGCCGGAGGTGACGGTCGCGCTCGACAAGAAGACGGGCCTGAACCCGGCCGGTGACACGATCACGGTGACCGGCACGGGCTTCGTGCCGAACCCGCCCGGCACGAACGGCACGCGTGCTCCGCTCTCGGGCAAGTTCGGCGGCTCGTATGTCGCGTTCGGGTACTACGACGGCACGACCTGGAAGGCCGCCGGCCGCGGTGCCGATTACACGAAGTGGGCGCTGGATGCCAGCGGTGCCGCGACGGTCGGCGGTGCGGACGCCGGTGCGGTCGTGATCGACGATCAGGGTGGCTTCACGCTGCAGATCGGGGCGCTGGAGATGGACGGCGCTCCCGAGGATGCGCGCTACGGCGTGCGCACCTACGCGGGCAGCGGTTCCACCTACGCGGCGTTCTCGACGTTCACCGAGGTGACCTTCGCCCCCGCGCCGAAGGTGTTCACGCCCGCGATCGACGTGTTCCTCGCCGACGGCGTGACGCCCTACACGGGTCAGCCGATGGCCGAGGGCGACGCGCTCGTCGTGCGCGGCACCGGGTTCGACCCCGCGGCCAACGTCGGCGGTCAGGGCGTGCCGATCCCGGCCGATCTGCCGCAGGGCACGTTCGTGGTGTTCGGCAGCTTCGCCGACACCTGGCAGCCGTCGACGGGCGCCGAATCGAGCCAGCGCACCATGAACTCCGGCTCGCGCGTGTGGGCACTGGCGGAGAGCGTGCTCGAGCAGGTGCCGCCGCAGTTCCGCTACATCATCCAGGACGCGTGGGCGCCGCTGGACGAGGACGGCGCCTTCGAGGCGACGGTCACGCTGCTGAGCCCCGCGGCCCCGCTCGACGGCGGCAACTGGGGCATCTACACCTACCCCGGTGGCGTGGGAACGCCGCCGAACGCGGCCCAGGAGCTGGCGGTCCCCGTGGCCTTCACGCCGGCCGCGCCGACGCCGACCGCGACGCCGACTCCCACGGCGACGCCGACGCCGACGCCCGAGGTGCCGGAGGTGACGGTCGCGCTCGACAAGAAGACGGGCCTGAACCCGGTCGGTGACACGATCACGGTGACGGGCACGGGCTTCGTGCCGAACCCGCCGGCCACCGATGGCACGCGTGCTCCGCTCTCGGGCAAGTTCGGCGGCTCGTACGTCGCGTTCGGGTACTACGACGGCACGACCTGGAAGGCCGCCGGCCGCGGTGCCGACTACACGAAGTGGGCGCTGGATGCCAGCGGTGCCGCGACGGTCGGCGGTGCGGACGCGGGAGCGGTCGTGATCGACGACGAGGGTGGCTTCACGCTGCAGATCGGTGCCCTGGAGATGGACGGCGCTCCCGAGGATGCGCGCTACGGCGTGCGCACCTACGCGGGCAGCGGTTCCACCTACGCGGCGTTCTCGACGTTCACCGAGGTGACCTTCGCCCCCGCGCCGACCGTGACGCCGACACCCACGGTGACGCCGACTCCGACGGTGACGCCGACGCCCACGGTGACGCCGACGCCCACGGTGACGCCCACGCCCACGGTGACGCCCACGCCCACCGTGACGCCGACGCCCACGGTGACCCCGACGGTCACTCCGACGCCCACCCCGACCGTGACGCCGGCGCCGAACGCGCCGACGGTGACGGTGACCCCGAACGCTCCGCTCGACCCCCGCGTCGAGAACGTGCTGACGGTGACGGGCACGAACTTCACCGGCCCCGGTGCCGCCGACGGCGCATACGTGCTCTTCGGCGAGACCTCGGTGTGGTCGGGCGGCTCGGCCCTGCCGAGCGACGGCTGGATCGCACAGGGCTGGGTGCAGCCGAGGAACATCAGCGGCGGCTCGTTCACGACGACGCTGACGATCCCGGCCGGGGTGCTCGATCCGGCGAAGACCTACCAGGTCGTCACGTCGGCCGCGCACGGGCTGTCGGCGACCGACCGCTCGCTGGACACCTTCACGCCGGTGCCGGTGGCGAACGTCGTCACGCCGACGCCGACGCCGACGGTGACCCCGACGCCGACGGTCACCCCCACCCCGACGGTGACCCCGACCCCGACGGTGACGCCCACCCCGACGCCGCAGCCCCAGGGCCCGCGGGTCACGGTCACCCCGAACAGCGGGCTCGACCCCGCGATCGAGAACGTCCTGACGATCCGCGGCACGGGCTTCTCCGGTCCCAGCGCTCAGCACGGCGTGTACGTGCTGTTCGGTGAGACCTCCGTGTGGTCGGGCGGCTCCGCGCTGCCGAACGACGGCTGGATCGCCATGGGCTGGGTGCAGCCGAGCCAGCTCTCGAACGGGGCGTTCACCACGACGCTGACGATCCCCGCCGGCACGCTCGACATGGCGAAGTCGTACCATGTCGCGACCTCCGCCGCGCACGGGCTGTCGGCCACGGACCGGTCGCTCGACACCTTCACGCCCGTGCGGGTCGGCGCCGACGCGCCCGAGACGCCGGACGACGGCGGGCCGTCGATCGCGCTGAGCACGGTGACCGTCGCGCAGGGCGGAACGCTCACGGTGCGCGGCACGGGCTTCCCGGCCGGCCTGGAGGCCATCGTCACGGTCAACTCGGAGCCGTTCGTGCTGGGCAAGGCCGCGGTCGACGCCGCGGGCGCGTTCAGCGTGACGGGCACGATCCCGGCCGGGTTCGCGGTCGGCGCGCACACCGTCGTCGCCGTGGCCGGTGACGCCTCGGTCTCGCGGCCCATCACGGTGACGGCCGCCGCGACGGTCACGCCGACCCCGCCGGGCAGCCAGGGCGGCACGGGCGGTGCCGGAGGCACCGGAAGCACCGGCCAGGGCGGCTCCAGCGGCTCGGGCAGCGCCGGCGAGAAGCAGTGCGTCGCCGGCGGCGTCGCGGGTGCGACTCTCGAGTGGGGCGTGAAGCAGAGCTTCCGCAGCTACGTCGAGGGTCCGATCGCGAAGGGCTCGTACTCGATCGGCTGGGGCGCCGGCTCGGGCTCCTACAAGTCCGACGTCCAGCGCGGCTCGGTCGCCTTCGGCGGCTCGGCATCGTTCACCGGTCACAGCGGCCAGCTCGACCTGACGATCTCGAACCCCCGCATCGAGATCTACGGCGCGGGCTCGGCGGCGCTGTTCGCCGACGTCTCGTCCAAGGGATACGGCGGCAGCGCCGGCCTGAACGCGAGCGGCGTGCTGCTGGCCGACCTGTCGCTGCCGGCGGCGTCCACCTCGGGCGGCGTCGTCAGCTGGTCGGGCGCCTCGGCGACGCTCTCCGACGCGGGAGCCGCCGCGTTCGCGGGCTTCTACAGCGCGGGCACCGACCTCGACGCGGTGTCGTTCACGCTGCCGATCGGCGCAGACGTGCCGTGCACCGCGATCACGTCGGGCGGCCTCGCGTCGACCGGCGGTGAGAGCCCGTACAGCACGCTCTGGATCGGACTCGCCCTGCTCGCGATCGGCGGCGCCCTCGTCGTCGCCCGTCGTCGCGCTCAGCGCGTCTGA
- a CDS encoding heme ABC transporter ATP-binding protein, with product MNAYTLRGVGLRVGAATILDDVSLEVGYGRVLALVGPNGAGKSSLLGVLTGDVRPTAGEVLLDDRALDAWSASELSRARAVLLQSNQVAFSFTVAEVVEMGRAPWTGSAHVADDEGIIADAVRRTDVEGLLDRDYASLSGGEKARASLARVLAQDTRIVMLDEPTAALDLRHQEDVLRIARELAGRGRAVIVVLHDLSLAAAYADEVAIIDRGRLEVRGDPHRVMTQERIERVYGTPVRIVPDPDTGRPMVLPRRGL from the coding sequence ATGAACGCGTACACGCTGCGCGGGGTCGGCCTGCGCGTCGGCGCCGCGACGATCCTCGACGACGTCTCCCTCGAGGTCGGCTACGGGCGCGTGCTGGCCCTCGTCGGCCCGAACGGCGCGGGCAAGTCGTCGCTGCTCGGGGTGCTCACGGGCGACGTGCGGCCGACGGCGGGCGAGGTGCTGCTCGACGACCGCGCGCTCGACGCCTGGTCGGCGAGCGAGCTGTCGCGCGCCCGCGCGGTGCTGCTGCAGTCCAACCAGGTCGCGTTCTCGTTCACGGTCGCCGAGGTGGTCGAGATGGGCCGCGCGCCGTGGACCGGGAGCGCGCACGTCGCCGACGACGAGGGGATCATCGCGGACGCCGTGCGCCGGACCGACGTCGAGGGCCTGCTCGATCGCGACTACGCGTCGCTGTCGGGCGGCGAGAAGGCGCGCGCGTCGCTCGCCCGCGTGCTCGCGCAGGACACGCGGATCGTCATGCTCGACGAGCCGACCGCGGCGCTCGACCTGCGCCACCAGGAGGACGTGCTGCGCATCGCCCGCGAGCTGGCCGGCCGCGGCCGTGCCGTGATCGTGGTGCTGCACGACCTGTCGCTCGCCGCCGCCTACGCGGACGAGGTCGCGATCATCGACCGGGGTCGTCTCGAGGTGCGCGGCGATCCCCACCGGGTGATGACGCAGGAGCGCATCGAGCGCGTGTACGGCACGCCCGTCCGCATCGTGCCCGATCCGGACACGGGGCGTCCGATGGTGCTGCCGCGCCGCGGTCTCTGA
- a CDS encoding FecCD family ABC transporter permease — protein sequence MTVGARTAGRRIAFFAGAAVLLLIGVVLSAGIGQLPIGPAEVVGSLLRAVGVPNAWAPSDALVEQTLWQIRFPRVVMSLLVGALLAIAGAVMQAIFANPLAEPGVVGVSSGSAVGAALAITFGVTAIGSWATAAFAFAFGLVTTLVVYATARAQGRTETVTLLLTGIAVNAFAGAALALLMFVGDSSSREQIVFWQLGSMNGSRWPEALVVCVVGVVCAAGAIALGRQYDLLALGDRTAAHLGVRVERLRIASIVFVALLTAVSVAFAGIIAFVGLVVPHIVRMLLGPSARTLLPASLLGGAIMLVYADLLARTLIVSADLPIGILTSLVGGPFFYWLIRRNRRRSGGWA from the coding sequence GTGACCGTGGGCGCGCGCACGGCCGGGCGGCGGATCGCGTTCTTCGCGGGCGCCGCGGTGCTGCTGCTGATCGGCGTCGTGCTCTCCGCCGGCATCGGGCAGCTGCCGATCGGGCCGGCGGAGGTCGTGGGGTCGCTGCTGCGCGCCGTGGGCGTGCCGAACGCGTGGGCGCCGTCGGACGCGCTCGTCGAGCAGACGCTGTGGCAGATCCGGTTCCCGCGCGTCGTGATGTCCCTGCTCGTGGGCGCCCTGCTGGCGATCGCCGGCGCGGTGATGCAGGCGATCTTCGCCAATCCGCTCGCCGAGCCGGGCGTCGTCGGCGTCTCGTCGGGCTCGGCCGTAGGGGCCGCGCTGGCGATCACCTTCGGCGTGACCGCGATCGGCTCGTGGGCGACGGCCGCCTTCGCCTTCGCGTTCGGGCTCGTCACGACCCTCGTCGTCTACGCGACGGCCCGGGCGCAGGGGCGCACCGAGACGGTGACGCTGCTGCTGACCGGCATCGCGGTCAACGCCTTCGCGGGCGCGGCGCTCGCGCTGCTGATGTTCGTCGGCGACTCGTCGTCGCGCGAGCAGATCGTGTTCTGGCAGCTCGGCTCGATGAACGGGTCGCGCTGGCCGGAGGCCCTGGTCGTGTGCGTCGTCGGAGTCGTGTGCGCGGCCGGCGCGATCGCGCTCGGGCGGCAGTACGACCTGCTCGCGCTCGGCGACCGCACGGCGGCGCACCTGGGGGTGCGCGTCGAGCGGCTGCGGATCGCGTCGATCGTGTTCGTCGCCCTGCTGACCGCGGTGTCCGTCGCGTTCGCCGGCATCATCGCCTTCGTCGGCCTCGTCGTGCCGCACATCGTCCGCATGCTGCTGGGCCCCTCGGCGCGCACGCTGCTGCCCGCCTCGCTGCTGGGCGGCGCGATCATGCTCGTCTACGCCGATCTGCTCGCGCGCACGCTGATCGTCTCGGCCGACCTGCCCATCGGCATCCTCACGTCGCTGGTCGGCGGGCCGTTCTTCTACTGGCTGATCCGCCGCAATCGCCGGCGCTCGGGAGGCTGGGCATGA
- a CDS encoding heme/hemin ABC transporter substrate-binding protein, which produces MVASRRRVRRALAAALAAVVLAVTACAPASPHGTEAPASAASRVPLSQLTAPADPASLSGPSTATLTTAEIVPVVAEPSPRLPVTVVSRDLDGEREVTVTDVSRIIAMDLSGSLAATVWGLGLGDRLVGRDVSTTFPGTEELPVITSNGHSVNAEAVIAQRPTLVLTDGSIGPLDVVQQLRDVGITVVFVDTASSFDGAADRARAVAAALGVDEAGETLAARIHADVDRVRAEIAALAPADDARRLRIVFLYIRGASGVYYLFGSESGADDLITSLSAIDVAGELGWKGMQPLTDEAMVAANPDLILVMTAGLASAGGVDRLIADKPAIALTNAGRNRRFVDMADGQILSFGPRSADVLDALARAIYVPEAAE; this is translated from the coding sequence ATGGTCGCGTCGCGCCGTCGCGTGCGCCGCGCGCTCGCCGCGGCGCTCGCCGCCGTCGTGCTCGCCGTGACGGCGTGCGCCCCGGCGTCGCCGCACGGGACGGAGGCGCCGGCGTCGGCGGCGTCGCGCGTGCCGCTGTCGCAGCTGACGGCGCCGGCCGACCCCGCGTCGCTGTCGGGGCCGTCGACGGCGACGCTGACGACGGCCGAGATCGTCCCGGTCGTCGCCGAGCCGTCGCCGCGACTGCCCGTGACGGTGGTCTCGCGCGACCTCGACGGCGAGCGGGAGGTCACCGTGACCGACGTCTCCAGGATCATCGCGATGGACCTGTCGGGGTCGCTCGCCGCCACGGTGTGGGGCCTCGGGCTCGGCGATCGCCTCGTGGGCCGCGACGTGTCCACGACCTTCCCGGGCACCGAGGAGCTGCCCGTCATCACGTCGAACGGGCACTCCGTGAACGCCGAGGCGGTCATCGCGCAGCGGCCCACGCTCGTGCTCACCGACGGCTCGATCGGCCCGCTCGACGTCGTGCAGCAGCTGCGCGACGTCGGGATCACCGTCGTGTTCGTCGACACGGCGTCCTCGTTCGACGGGGCCGCCGACCGGGCGCGCGCGGTCGCCGCGGCGCTCGGCGTCGACGAGGCGGGCGAGACGCTCGCCGCGCGCATCCACGCCGACGTCGATCGCGTGCGCGCCGAGATCGCGGCGCTCGCGCCGGCCGACGACGCGCGCCGGCTGCGCATCGTGTTCCTCTACATCCGCGGCGCGTCGGGCGTCTACTACCTGTTCGGCTCCGAGTCGGGGGCCGACGACCTCATCACGAGCCTCTCGGCGATCGACGTCGCGGGCGAGCTCGGCTGGAAGGGGATGCAGCCCCTCACCGACGAGGCGATGGTCGCGGCCAACCCCGATCTCATCCTGGTGATGACGGCGGGCCTCGCCTCGGCCGGGGGCGTCGACCGCCTCATCGCCGACAAGCCCGCGATCGCGCTCACGAACGCGGGCAGGAACCGCCGTTTCGTCGACATGGCCGACGGCCAGATCCTCTCGTTCGGCCCCCGCTCCGCCGACGTGCTCGACGCGCTCGCGCGCGCGATCTACGTGCCGGAGGCCGCCGAATGA
- a CDS encoding HtaA domain-containing protein — protein MAATLRFSRGLLLAGATIALVVTPAVAATASEAPTVRDAAVGAAGACEVTSAELAWGFKESFRSYVSGSIAHGGWETVDGAGYETPQFRFTGGTGETGPDAAAGEVAFPGGIVFTGHDGLLNTTIANPTLRWTDAGAVLLLDISGVSMEDALAGETEATTTPQVPFVEIDLSGAVRAGGGSLEAVDAPAAITEEGFAAFPNYEAGTAFDPVTISIAADCAAPAPAETEAPTETSSPAESPAAAETEAAAGAESSDGSGGSALPIVIAGAAAAVAGAVAAAVATARGRRKKAADAAGSA, from the coding sequence TTGGCGGCTACCTTGCGCTTCTCCCGTGGACTTCTCCTTGCCGGGGCGACGATCGCCCTCGTCGTCACGCCGGCCGTCGCCGCGACCGCGAGCGAGGCGCCGACCGTGCGCGACGCCGCGGTCGGCGCGGCGGGGGCCTGCGAGGTCACGTCGGCCGAGCTCGCGTGGGGGTTCAAGGAGTCGTTCCGCTCCTACGTCTCCGGGTCGATCGCGCACGGAGGATGGGAGACGGTCGACGGCGCCGGCTACGAGACGCCGCAGTTCCGCTTCACGGGCGGCACGGGCGAGACCGGCCCCGACGCCGCGGCGGGCGAGGTGGCCTTCCCCGGCGGCATCGTGTTCACGGGTCACGACGGCCTGCTGAACACGACGATCGCGAACCCCACGCTGCGCTGGACGGATGCCGGAGCCGTGCTGCTCCTCGACATCTCGGGCGTCTCGATGGAGGACGCGCTCGCCGGCGAGACCGAGGCCACCACGACGCCGCAGGTGCCGTTCGTGGAGATCGACCTCTCCGGAGCGGTGCGCGCCGGCGGCGGCTCGCTGGAGGCGGTCGACGCGCCCGCCGCCATCACAGAGGAGGGCTTCGCCGCCTTCCCCAACTACGAGGCGGGCACGGCCTTCGACCCCGTGACGATCTCGATCGCCGCGGACTGCGCCGCCCCCGCCCCGGCCGAGACGGAGGCGCCGACCGAGACGTCGTCGCCCGCCGAGTCCCCGGCCGCGGCCGAGACGGAGGCCGCCGCCGGCGCGGAGTCGTCGGACGGGTCGGGCGGATCGGCGCTCCCCATCGTGATCGCCGGTGCCGCGGCGGCCGTGGCCGGTGCCGTGGCGGCCGCGGTGGCGACGGCGCGCGGCCGGCGGAAGAAGGCCGCCGACGCGGCCGGCAGCGCGTGA
- a CDS encoding sterol carrier family protein: MPPRIPTDAGRAALAAVAQAETPARADLATAVRYLLQLLAEKAPGNTVEVRVPPFGAVQVVEGPRHTRGTPPNVVETDARTWIAIATGAEAWADAVAAGRIAASGTRADLAPLLPLRP, translated from the coding sequence ATGCCCCCGCGCATCCCCACCGACGCCGGCCGTGCCGCGCTCGCCGCCGTCGCGCAGGCCGAGACGCCCGCGCGCGCCGACCTCGCGACCGCCGTGCGCTACCTGCTGCAGCTGCTCGCCGAGAAGGCGCCGGGCAACACGGTGGAGGTGCGCGTGCCCCCGTTCGGCGCCGTGCAGGTGGTCGAGGGTCCGCGGCACACCCGCGGCACGCCGCCGAACGTCGTCGAGACGGACGCCCGCACGTGGATCGCGATCGCGACGGGCGCCGAGGCGTGGGCGGATGCCGTGGCGGCCGGCCGCATCGCGGCATCCGGCACTCGCGCCGATCTCGCCCCGCTGCTGCCGCTGCGCCCGTAG
- a CDS encoding NUDIX hydrolase has translation MTSPSSGAREQLRSLVSTLRWPALPAVNGVARDASVLVLFGVLDGVLADTHDAAVARDLDVLLQRRASTLSSHPGQVSFPGGRAEPGDADAVATALREANEEVGLTASGVDVLGALPTIPLFVSNNRVTPVLGWWERPTQVAAVDHAETVDVFRIPVADLLDPANRVMAVHDRRDARYRGPAFIVDDVLVWGFTAFILDTVFEHARWTLPWDQDREHPV, from the coding sequence GTGACCAGCCCATCCTCCGGCGCCCGCGAGCAGTTGCGCTCGCTCGTGTCGACGCTGCGCTGGCCCGCGCTTCCCGCGGTGAACGGCGTCGCGCGCGACGCCTCGGTGCTCGTGCTGTTCGGCGTGCTCGACGGCGTGCTCGCCGACACCCACGACGCCGCTGTCGCCCGCGACCTCGACGTGCTGCTGCAGCGGCGCGCGTCGACGCTCTCGTCGCACCCCGGCCAGGTGTCGTTCCCCGGCGGACGCGCCGAGCCCGGCGACGCGGATGCCGTGGCCACCGCCCTGCGCGAGGCGAACGAGGAGGTCGGGCTCACGGCATCCGGGGTCGACGTGCTCGGCGCCCTGCCGACGATCCCGCTGTTCGTGAGCAACAACCGCGTGACGCCCGTGCTCGGCTGGTGGGAGCGGCCGACGCAGGTCGCCGCGGTCGACCACGCCGAGACCGTCGACGTCTTCCGCATCCCCGTCGCCGATCTGCTCGACCCCGCGAACCGCGTCATGGCCGTGCACGACCGCCGCGACGCGCGCTACCGGGGGCCGGCGTTCATCGTCGACGACGTGCTCGTGTGGGGCTTCACGGCGTTCATCCTCGACACCGTGTTCGAGCACGCACGCTGGACCCTGCCCTGGGACCAGGATCGCGAGCACCCCGTCTGA
- the purD gene encoding phosphoribosylamine--glycine ligase, producing MRILVLGSGAREHAIILALAAESAGHELFAAPGNAGIGADATLVTTLNPDDPAAVTLFANDERIDLVVIGPEAPLVAGVADALRERGIPVFGPSRAAAQLEGSKAFAKRIMDAAGVPTGRATRAQTRDEVAAALDAYGAPHVVKADGLAAGKGVVVTDDREAALAHADRYLGDGAVLVEEFLSGPEVSLFFVSDGDTVRALSPAQDFKRALDGDAGPNTGGMGAYSPLPWLAERFGGEQAFVELVTREVAEPVIRQLDAEGTPFIGLLYAGLILTDAGVKVIEFNARFGDPETQVVLPRLRTPLSALLMAAASGTLEDQPAPEFSDDVAVTVVLASEGYPESPVTGRALGGLDAAAATDGVHLAHAATRAADGGLVATGGRVLNVVAVADTFGAARDRAYHALSHITLEGAHYRRDIAARVAE from the coding sequence ATGAGAATCCTCGTCCTCGGATCGGGTGCGCGCGAGCACGCCATCATCCTCGCTCTCGCCGCCGAGAGCGCCGGTCACGAGCTGTTCGCGGCGCCCGGCAACGCCGGCATCGGCGCCGACGCGACGCTCGTCACGACGCTGAACCCCGACGATCCGGCCGCCGTGACGCTCTTCGCGAACGACGAGCGCATCGACCTCGTCGTCATCGGTCCCGAGGCGCCGCTCGTCGCGGGCGTCGCCGACGCGCTGCGCGAGCGCGGCATCCCCGTGTTCGGCCCGAGCCGGGCGGCCGCGCAGCTGGAGGGCTCGAAGGCCTTCGCGAAGCGCATCATGGATGCCGCGGGCGTGCCCACCGGACGCGCGACGCGCGCGCAGACGCGCGACGAGGTCGCCGCCGCGCTCGACGCCTACGGCGCCCCGCACGTCGTCAAGGCCGACGGCCTCGCCGCCGGCAAGGGCGTCGTCGTCACCGACGACCGCGAGGCCGCGCTCGCGCACGCCGACCGGTACCTCGGCGACGGCGCCGTGCTCGTCGAGGAGTTCCTCTCGGGCCCCGAGGTGTCGCTGTTCTTCGTGTCGGACGGCGACACCGTGCGCGCGCTCAGCCCCGCACAGGACTTCAAGCGCGCGCTCGACGGCGACGCGGGGCCGAACACCGGCGGCATGGGCGCCTACTCGCCGCTGCCGTGGCTCGCCGAGCGGTTCGGCGGCGAGCAGGCGTTCGTGGAGCTCGTGACGCGCGAGGTCGCCGAGCCCGTCATCCGACAGCTGGATGCCGAGGGCACGCCGTTCATCGGCCTGCTCTACGCGGGCCTCATTCTCACCGACGCGGGCGTGAAGGTCATCGAGTTCAACGCGCGCTTCGGCGACCCCGAGACGCAGGTCGTGCTGCCCCGGCTGCGCACGCCGCTGTCGGCGCTGCTGATGGCGGCGGCCAGCGGCACCCTCGAGGACCAGCCGGCCCCGGAGTTCTCGGACGACGTCGCGGTGACCGTGGTGCTCGCGAGCGAGGGCTACCCGGAGTCGCCCGTCACGGGCCGTGCGCTCGGCGGGTTGGATGCCGCGGCGGCGACCGACGGCGTGCACCTCGCGCACGCCGCGACCCGCGCGGCCGACGGCGGCCTCGTCGCGACGGGCGGCCGCGTGCTGAACGTCGTCGCGGTCGCCGACACCTTCGGCGCCGCCCGCGACCGCGCCTACCACGCCCTGTCGCACATCACCCTCGAGGGGGCGCACTACCGCCGCGACATCGCGGCCCGCGTCGCGGAATAG